Genomic DNA from Opitutaceae bacterium:
CTTCTTGCCCAGGTATTCGGGCGTGCGCCCGACCATCAGGCCTGCGATGAACACGGAAAGCAGGGCAAAGATCAGGATTCCGTAGAGCCCGGCGCCGACGCCGCCGAAGATCACCTCGCCGGTCTGCATGTTGAACAACGGGACGAGTCCGCCGAGAGGCGTGAACGAATCGTGCATCGCGTTGACAGCGCCGCAGGAGGCAGCGGTCGTAACGGTCGCAAAGAGCGTGGAGCCTGGAATGCCGAAGCGGGTTTCCTTGCCCTCCATGTTGCCGTCCGCCGCCGCGACACCGAGCGCCTGATGAACAGGATTGCCGGAAGCCTCGGCCCACCAGGACGTGCAGGCACCCGCGACAAACAGCAGCGTCATCGCGGTCCAGAGCGCCCAGCCATGCCTCTGGTTCCGTGTCTCACGGCCAAAGTAGTAGGTGAGCGCGCTCGGGATGGCCAGGATGGCGAGCATCTGGAGAAAGTTCGAAAGCGGAGTGGGGTTCTCGTAGGGATGCGCCGCATTGGCCCCGAAGAAACCGCCGCCATTCGTGCCGAGGAGCTTGATGGCGATCTGCGACGCCACGGGGCCCTGGGGGATGAGCTGGGAATTGACGGTCTTCGACGTCATCACCGGGGCTCCATCCGTCCCGGTGATGACCTTGCCCTGTGCGTCCACCGCCGGCGATTCCCGGGTGATGGCCTCAAGGGTCTTCGCGGAGACGCAAGGCCTGAAATTCTGGATCATTCCCTGCGAAACGAACGCCAGGGCCAGGACCAGGCAGATCGGGAGCAGCACATAGCAGGTGACCCGCACGATGTCGGTCCAGAAATTTCCGATGCTCCTGGCGGACTTTCTGGCAATGCCGCGGGTGAGCGCCGCGGCGACGCCGATGCCGACCGCCGCGGAGGTGAAGTTGTGGATGGTGAGCGCCACCATTTGGGAAAAATAGGACAGCGTCGACTCGCCGCTGTAGCTTTGCCAGTTGGTGTTTGTCGTGAAACTGGCGGCGGTGTTGAACGCAAGGTGTGCGGATAGGCCGGGCAGGCCCTGTGGATTGAGGGGAAGCAGGTGCTGGTATCGAAGGATGAAATAGGTGAAGAGCATGCCCACGAGGCTGAAGGCGAGCAGTGAGGTCGTGTAACTGATCCAGGTCTGCTCAACCTCCGGCCGAATGCCGCAGATCCGGTAGGTGATTCGCTCGATCGGCTTGACGGCGCGATCGAGGCAGGTTCTGCCGTTCGCATCGAGAACCCGGACAAGGTGCAGCCCGAGGGGTTTTGTCAGGAGCGTGAGTGTCCCGAGGAAGAGGGCGAATTGAAGCCAGTCGCTGGTGTTGTTCATCGCAGTGCCTAGAATTTTTCGGGCCAGAGCACGGCGGCGAGCAGGTAGGCCAGCGTTGCCATGGCGAAGAGAAGGATCAGCGCGGTCTGCATGTGACGGATGTTGATTGTGTTGACCGCGACACTACCGAAGCCGTTCGCAGAGGCGTGCGTACGCCAGGCAGAGGCAGAAGAAGATCACCGTGGTGCCGCTGAATATCAGGTCGCTCATCATGCGCCCATCATGCCACACCGGATTGTCGGCGCATAATTAAGACCAGAGCCGAAAGCATTAAGAAAGTGTTAAGGCCCGCGGATACGGAGCAGCATGGGGTGAGCAGGGGATGAACTTCAGGATTAAAGAGCTTCATGTGGGCGCAGCCGTTGGAACGCGGCAGTCCAATGGGGCCCGATCAGTCGTTCTCAATCACCTGGGCATGACTGCATGTCACCTCCAACGGAGCGGGGGACGCATGATCGAGCAGCCGAGGGGAAAATCGGGTGGAGAGGCACGCTCCGTCGTGACCTGGGGACGCGCATCGCGAAACGACGCCGGAAGGGAGGGTAAATTGGCGGACGGTCGAAATTTTTGGCTTGCGAAACGGTGAGGATGGGTGTTTGTCACGTTTCTGCTCGTAGGGGTGTCCTCCGCGGAGGACTGAGATTGCGGTGCGCTCGGCCGCTCGACCCTTTGAACCTGAAACGGATCATACCGGCGAAGGAAACAAGCGAGGTCGCGTCGCGGGACGCGTCCTTTTTCCGTCTCCCGGGAGTTCGAATTGGGTCGGGCATCATTCAACATGCGACACCCAACACGAATCCTTCTCATCGGCCTCGCCAGTCTCGCGGCCGAAACCAGCGTCCCGGGGCAGACCTCCGCCGATGACGTGGTTGCCCTGGAAAAGTTCCAGGTGACAGGCCTCCCGGTGGAAAAATCGATCAACCCGCTCACGCGTGCGATCTCATCCGTCTTCGGGGACGATCGAAATCCACTCGAGACGGCCCGCTCGGTGAGCACGCTGACGACCGCGCTGTTCAACGAGCGCCAGATTCACGGCGTCAGGGAGATCCTCCTGTATTCACCCGGCAGCTACGCCGGGGCGAGTTATGGAAAAACGACGGTGCCCAACCTGCGCGGTGACACCGCGGAGACCTACCTCAATGGACAGCGGTTGAGCTACAATCTCTACGGGTACTTTCCGTCGTTCAACGGCGTCGAGGCCGTCGACATGGTCCGCGGGCCGGGCTCGGCCGTTTTCGGCGCCGGCTATTTCCAGGGGGGATACGTCAACTATGTGACCAAGCGGCCGCAGTTTTCGCACCCGTCAACGGTGATCACCACCCGTGTCGGAACCTGGGCGCCGGGCGACACCAGTTTTCTGAACGGCTCCGTGCAGATCGACACGACCGCCCCCGTCAGCGACCGCCTGGCGTGGCACCTGAGTCTGGAAGGCATGGGCGGGAAAACCTACTTCAGGAAGAACCATGTGCGGGATGATCGGATTGACGCCTTCGCCGCCGTTTCCTGGAAACCCGCCGAAGGCACCAGCGTGGAGTTTGTGGCACAGTACCTCTGGCAGGCGGCGCCGGAAATCCTCGGCGTGAACAGGCCCAGCCAGGAGCTGATCGACTCCGCGCGCTACTACACCGGGGACTCGGCGGATCTGTCCCCTTATCCCGGGCCGATTCCAGCGACGGGTTCCATCATTCTTCCCCGCGATGCGACGCTCTTTTCGAAGGGGGATTTCTCAAACGCCAATGTCTTCCGCAGTCAGGGCGTGCTCACCCGGATGATTTCACCGGCCCTGACGCTTGTGAACCGCACCCTTGTCGAGCATGTGAACCGGCGCCGGGTGCACAGCTTCGAGTACGCGGAATACGTGACGCAGGACACGGCGGAGAACCGAACGGAGGCTCATGCGAGCTTTTCGCTCGCCGGCATGCCGCAGCGGGTGATAGCGGGGGCGACGGTTCGTTACGAGGGACGCCGGAGCTTCACGAACTATTTCAACGAATACTTCTACAACTTCGACATCACGAATCCCGCGCGTGTGTTTGACGAAAAGAACCGGTATCCCGCCTCCTATTTTCATGGCTTCATCGGACCGGGCGGGCGCGAGTTTTTTCCCGCCAGCTATGACAGTCCTGAAACCGTTCGCAGCGAGACGTGGAATCCCGCGTTGTTCTGGCAGCAGGACATTCAGTTCACGCCGAAACTTTCGGGCACGATCGGCTGGCGCGAGGACGTGTTTTTCGCTCGGGCGCGGGATCCCCTCGAGGATGCGTCGGGAATTTCCTTTCGCGACGCCGAAACGGTCGATGCCCTTTCCGAAGCCTACAGCCTGGTTTATCGCGCGGCGGCCAATATCTCCGTCTATGCCACCCACAACCGCATGCGCTCGGCGCTCGGGAATGTCACGGGAGGAGGCGTGATCCTGAATGTGCCGGATGGGCAGATCAACCGGGACGACTTCCGCAATCTCTCAGAACTGGTGGAGATCGGCGCCAAGGCATCGTGGCTGGAGAATCAGCTCTTCACCGCGACGACGGCGTTCGAGCAGACACGGTCGCGTGTTTCAATCGGTGGGCGCAGGAATGACATCCGCGTGAGCGGGATCGAAATTGAGGCGGTGTACCAGCCGAATGCGCGGCTGCAATGGACGGCGAACGCGACCTTTCAAAATGGCTGCTACCTGCAATCCCGCCCCTTTCAGCTCGGCGGAAGGTCGATCTACGCCGCCTATGCCGCCGGCAGGGGGCCCTATGGAAAGGGAACCGCCGGCGCTGAGTTTGATCCATACGCGAACCAGGTGTCGCCAGGCGACTGGCCGCTGCTGGGGTTTTCAGACACACTGTTGAACGGCAGCGTCCGCTATCGCTGGGAGAACGGGTTTGGGGCGGGAGCCACGATCGCCTGGCAGAGCGAGCAGCCGGGGAATCTCGACAAGGAGTGGATGATCCGCGATCAGTTTCTGATCAATCTGTCGCTGTCGTTTGAAACAAGAAAATGGACCGCCAATCTCGATCTGCTGAATGTCACAAATGAGAGAAACTGGATTCACAATGGCGATGCCTACACCGGCAGCCAGATCGTGTTTGCCGAACTGCCCTTTCGGCTCGAGGGGTACGTCAAGTTTCGCTTTTAGCACGAGAGCGGATTCGATGGCGCTGATGGTGCAGCGGCTGGACTGCGATCCGGTGAAATTCGAAAAGGCCATTCGAAAGCCGGGGCGGTCGTGAGGGCGGGCGGGGTTTCGATCCGGGGGGTGTCCAGACTGTTCCGCTTGGGACGGCGCCTGCTGTGGCTCAACATCATCGCGCTGGGTGTGTTTGGAGGCTGGTATCTGTTTCAACCGGATGGCCGGCAGCGCGAGGTGGCGCAGCTCGTGCACAATGCCTTCATCGCCGAAAAGCATGTTTCGCCCTTCGAGGTGGTCTGGGACATCTGGCAGCTCTACTACGGGGATGATTCCACCGCCGCCCTTCGATTGAACGCCGATCGGCGTCTGGCGATCGGCGGGCTGCCGGATTCAACCGCCTTTCACCACGGCAAGGTCCGCGTCCTGATGAACTCGGCCTACGTCGTCGGGTACAGCGAAACACTGTGCGGTCCGGTGTGGGCGGCCTATCGCATTCAGGATCTTGACCGGTTGGAGCCCGCGCCGCCCCGTCCGGATCACTTTGAGATCGACATGCGGACTCTGGCCAGGGTTTCCCCGGAGGCGTATCGAAAAAGCCACTACGACCGCGGCCACCTGGCGCCGAATCATGCGATCGCCACACGGTTCGGCGAAGCCGCGCAAAGGGAGACGTTCCTGATGTCCAACATCGTTCCGCAGTCGCACGAACTCAACGCCGGTCTGTGGAAGGAACTCGAGCAAAGGATCGCCGGCAACTATCCCGCGCGCTACGGCGAGGTGTGGGTGTTTTGTGGCCCCATCTTCCCCGAGAATCCGCGCCGTCTGTCGAGGCGCGTGGCGATTCCGGACCGCTTCTTCATGATCATCCTCGACGAAGTCGAGGGGCGGCTGCGCAGCCAGGCGTTTGTGCTGCCTCAGGACGCCCCCGCCGGCGCGTCGCTTGCGGCGTATGGCACTTCGATCGACAGGATCGAGGAAATGACCGGACTTGATTTCCTGAGTGAGCTTGATCCCCAGTCCGTCGCGGCCCTTGAGGCGAAAGTCACCCGCACGCCGTGGTGACGGATGTCCCAAGGCGGCGTGCGTGAAGACTGTCAGGATTTGGGAGCGGTTCCGACGGTGCCGGCCTTGATCAAGGTCATCCGATCCGGGTTCACGTGCCTTCGGATTGCGCCATTCACCTGGTCGAGTGTCAGAGCGTCGATCATCGACGGGTAGCGGTCCAGCCAGTCGATTCCGTAGCCGCGGTGGATGGAGATGAGCAGGGAATCCGCGAGACCGTCGGTTGTCGCCATGCCGACCTTGAAGGTTCCGATCAGGTCCTGCTTCACGCGCTGGAGTTCGGCGGCGGTGATGCCGTTGTCATGCCACTTGCGGAGCTCGCGCTCCGTGGAGGCGATGCCCTTGTCGAGCAGTGCGGGACTGAATTCCGCGCTGATCCGGAAATCGCCGTCGGCAAAGGTGTCGTTGCCCTCCGCAGCCCAGATGCTGTAGGTCAGGCCCTCCTTGTCGCGCACGGTCGCCATCAGGCGGCCGGTGAATCCGCGGCCAAGCACGGCTCCCGCCACGCGCATCGCGAGGGCGTCGGGATCGGTGTACTGAAGTTGTGTCGCCTGGCCGAGAATCACGCTCACGTTTGTCTTGTCGGCCATGAAGACGGTCTCTTGGTGAAAGCTGCGCGATGCCCCGGCCCTGGCAAAGGCCGGCAGCGGGGGGCCCCCGCGCCAGCCTTCAAAATGATGCGCAACCTCGGCTTGCAGCGTGGACGGATCGACGTCGCCAACCACAACAAGCGTGAACCTGGCGGGACCGTAGAATGCGGCGTGGAAGTCGCGAACCTGCTGCAGGGTCGCCCCGTTGACGGCTGCAATGAAGTCCGCGGTGGCGGGCGTGTGGTTGGGGTGACCTTCCGGATAGACCGACTGAACGAACACCTCGTTCGCGCGATAGTCGGTGCGCTCCAGCATGCGCTGAAGGTTTCCGGCGAGCTGCTTCTTCAGCTTTTCGAACTCCACCTCCGAGAACGCCGGAAAACGCAGTTGCTCCGCGAGCAGCGACACCACCAAGGGCAGATCCCTGCGCAGGCATTTGCCGCTGATGGTGAGCATGGTTTCATCGACCTTGAACGCGAGCGACGCGCCGACTCCCTCCAGAAGGCCTGCTATGGCAAACTTGTCGTGACGCCGGGTGCCCTTGTCCAGCATGCCTCCGGCGAGTGTTGCGATGGCGGGATTTGACCCGGGGGAGAGCACGTCACCGGCCGGCAGCGATGCGCGGAGGGTGACGACTTCCTTCACGCCTGTCGGGTAGGCGATGACATCGATCCCGGCGACGTTTGCACGGATTGCATGAGCGGCCATCGACGAAGCTCCGGCGGATACGGGCAGGGTTATCGCGAGGAGTGAGCCGGCCGCGGCCGCAACGAGGAATCGCCGCGCCTGGCGCGGCAGCGAAGTGGTGTTTTCCGCAGAGGAGAAGGGATTGAACATGAAACTCATGGAAGTTGGGAGCAATGGCCTCATTTCTCAGTGGATTCGGCGTTCGTTGGAACGAACCAGCCGGTCGTGCTCTGGTCCTCGAGCAGGTAGCGGTTCGCAACGCGGGCGACATCGCCGGCGGCCACCTTTTTCAATGCATCGTTGATCGTGACGAACAGCGTCCAGTCGCCTGTGGCGATGAACTCGTTGATCGCGCTGGCGATCGCGAAGGAGCCGTCGCGGGCAAAGGCGGACGCTGCGAGAAGCTGGTTGACCGCGCTGCTCACCTCGCCCTCGGTGACGCCATCCTTTTTCAGTCTCTCGATTTCTGAGATCATGACCTTCTCCACCTGATCGTGAGTGGCTCCGGGTGCCAGCCAGGCGGAGATCGAGATCAGCGAGGGGTCATGGAACATGCCGGCGTCGCTTTGCACGTTTGTCGTGAGGTTCTTGTCCGTCAGCGCACGGTAGAAGCGGCTGCCCTTTCCGGAGGAGAGTATGGCATTCAGCACCGCGATGGCGGCGGTGTCGGGATCGCGCCCGGAGGGGACCTTGTAGGCGATGCCGACGATGCCGAGCTGGCCGGCGAGTTTGGTGACGACGCGGCGCGGACCGGTCTGGGGGGGTTCGACCGTGTAAACGACGGGAATGGGTTTTGGTGCGCGCGGGTAGGGGCCGTAATATTCTTCGATGAGCGCGAGCGCAGAGGAAGGATCGAAGTCGCCCACGACGGTGACGGTAGCGTTGTCCGGCCAGTAGAAGGTGTTGTAGAATTCGCGCAGCTTCTCGATCGGCACGTTCTCGATGTCGCTGCGCCAGCCAATGGTGGAGTGGTGGTACGGGTGCGCGACGTACGCGGCCGCGGTGATCTCCCGATCGAGCACGCGGAGAGGATCGTTTTCGCCGATCTCGAATTCATTGCGCACGACGGTCATCTCGGGGCGGCGGTCCTCCTCGCGCAACCGCAGGTTGCGCATGCGGTCGGCCTCGAGTTCGACGATCTTCGCCAGATGCTCGCTGCCGAGATTGGCGTAGTAGTTGGTGCGGTCCAGCCAGGTGGTGGCGTTGGAAATGGCCCCGACGCTTTCGAGGAACTGGTCGAGACTCGTGCCCGATTCACGGTTGTGCGAGGGCGTTCCCTTGAACATGAGGTGCTCCAGGAGGTGGGTCGCACCGGTCGTGCCGGTTACCTCGTTGCGGGAGCCGACGCGATACGTCACCATGAAGGTGAGAACGGGGGTCGAGTGGTCTGGAAGGAGCAGCACCTGCAGGCCGTTTCTGTCGAGGGAGTACTCCTGGATGCCGCCCAGGGTGCGGACGTAGCTGAAGCCGGCAACCTTCGCCGGAGGTTCGGACGTGGGCACAGCTGCTTGGAGCGCAAGTGCCGATACTGCCAGGGATGCGGTCAGCCAGGATCTGAATTTCATGGAGAGTTTGAACCACCCTAGCGATGCGAGTTCCCGCGCCAAGCGCGGATCGGCATCAGTGGCGGGTTGCGGATGGCGGTGCGATCCGGGCCAGTTTTTCCCTGAGATGGGTGATGCGCTGCCTGGCCTCATTGTTGCGAACCGCCATGCCATAGGCCGCGGGTTCGCCGACCAGGAACACCTTTTTCCTGCCACGGGTGATCGCGGTGTAGAGAAGGTTCCGCTGCAGCATCATGAAGTGGCCCTTGAGGAGGGGGATGACGACCACCGGAAATTCGCTGCCCTGCGACTTGTGGATGCTGATCGCGTACGCCAGGGCGAGGTCGCTGAGATCGCCGCGGCTGAAATCATGGGTCTGGCCGTCAAAACTGGCCGTGAGTGTTCCCTCCTCAGCGTTGACGCTCTTGACCGTTCCGATGTCGCCGTTGAACAGAACCTTGTCGTAGTTGTTTCTCAACTGGATGACCTTGTCCCCGGGCCGGTATTCAGCGCCGCCCCACTTGATCCCGCGGGAATGGGGATTGAGCTCCGCCTGCAGCCGCGCGTTCAGGTTGCCCACGCCGGCGAGTCCCTTGTGCATCGGCGCGAGAACCTGGACATCCTGCACGGGGTTCAGCCCGTCATGGTGGGCGGGAATGAAGTCGCGGCAGAGCTGGACGACCTTGCCCAGCGCATCCTCGGGGGAGTCGGCGAGAATGAAACTGAGATCGCTCCAGGCGGGGATGCCGGCGACATCCCTGACTGCCGGTGGAATTGAGGCGTCGCCGGCGTTGATGCCGTGTGCGACAGAGACGATGTCGCTTCGCCCCTCCTGGCGGTAGATGACCTGGAGTCGCGTGACGGGAGCGAGGTCGGAGGCGATGAGGTCCTTGAGGACGACGCCGGCGCCGACGCTCGGCAGTTGATCGGTGTCGCCCACGAGCAGCAGGTGCGCCCGCGCCGGAACGGCTTGCAGGAGGGCGGCGGCGAGACGGGTGTCGAGCATGGACGCCTCGTCGACGATGAGGAAGTCGGTTGCCAGCGGATGCGATTCGTTGACGGTGAAGCCGCCTTTCGCCGGATCGAAGCGGAGCAGGCGGTGAATCGTGGAAGCGAATCCGCCGGTGGTCTCCGAGAGCCTCTGGGCGGCGCGGCCAGTCGGGGCGGCGAGGGTGACGCGCACGCGCTTCGCCCTGAGGATCTCGACCAGCGCGCGGATGATCGTTGTTTTTCCGGTGCCGGGGCCGCCGGTGAGGATCGAGAATTTCTGCGCGAGCGCGGTCTGCACGGCGATGCGCTGCTGGTCCGCGAAGGTGAAGCCGGCCTTTTGGCCCGCCCATTCCAGCGCGGCGGGTATCTTGATCGGAGGCAGCGCGCTGGATGCGCTGCGCAGGCGGGCGATGACGTCGGTGATGCGCTGCTCCCACCGGTCGTTGTGAGGCAGTTGGAGGATGCCGGAACCCGGGAGCGGATTCTCCCCCGCGGCGCGGTGGCGGACCATGGCGGAGGTTGTCACCAGATTTTCAATACGCTCCTCAAGGCGGGCGGCCGACGTCTCCAGCAGCGCGGCGCAATGGTCCCTGAGGTCGGCCTCGCGCATGGCGGTGTGGCCCTCGTCCTGCAGGGACTCAAGTCCGTACAGCAGGCCGGCGTCGAGCCGCGGTGGCGCGTCGTTGGCAAAGCCGAGATTGATGGCGATGCGGTCGGCGGTCTTGAACCCGATGCCGTCGATCTCGCGGGCGACGCGGTAGGGCTCGGTCATCAGGATGTTTCTTGCGCCACCGCCGAATTGTTTCACCAGCTTGAGGCACTGACTTGGGGTGACGCCGTAGGTCTGGAGAAAGATGTAGAGCTCCCGGAAGGTTTTCTGCTCCTCCCACGCGGCGCGAATGGCCTTTGCGCGCTTTGGACCGATGCCGGGCACCGAACGCAGTTTCGCGGACTCCTCACTGAGCACGCGCAGGGTGTCTGTGCCGAAGGCGTCGACGATCTTCTCTGCGTATGTTTTTCCAATGCCGGGCACCAGGCCGCTGCCGAGAAACTTCCGGATCCCGTAGACGCCCGCGGGCAGTTCCGAACGAAAGGAGGCGATCTTGAACTGCGTGCCGTGCTGGCTGTGGCGCGTCCATTCGCCGGCGAGAAAAAGCGTTTCGCCGCATTGCACGCCGGGCAGCGTGCCCACGATGGTGACTTTGTCCTGGCCGGATGACTTCGCGCCACTGGACTCATCCCGGCGGAATTCGGCGATGGTGTAGTGGTTTTCCTCGTTAAGGAAGAGGATCCGTTCGAGCACACCGGTGATGCTTGTGGCGGAGGTGGAGGAGTGTGGCGGGGAAGCCAAGGCGATTTCAGACCGTGCCGGTATTGGAATCCTTCAAAGGGGAAATGGCAATTGTCCAGGATTGCCGAAGACGGGGCTGCGTTTGAAGCACGGGCGGCGGCGTTGCGGGTGGGTGGAATGCGGGACCGCCTTGAGTCATCAGCGTGATGCAGGCTCTGCCAGAAGAGCGGCGGTCAGCGAAGTGAGATCGGGAAACACCCGTGATGCACCGGCGGCGAGAAGCTGGCCGGTGTCGTGGGTGCCGGTCGTGACCGCCCAGCAGGGACACTGCGCATTGATGCCAGTCTGCACGTCGAACGGAGAGTCACCAATCATCAGCAGCCGCTCGGCGGGCAGCTTCATTTCGGCGAGTGCATGGGTGAGAAAACGAACGTCCGGCTTGAGCCAGGGAGTGTCGTGCGCTCCGAAAACCCCCTTGAGCCAGTGCGTGATTCCCAGGTGTTCGCAGATGCGGCGGGATGCGGTTCCCAGTTTGTTGGTGAGGACTGCGCACGAGCAGCCCCGTGCTGAGAACGCCGCAAGGGATTCTTTGGCACCCGGAAGCAGGATTACATCATCGAGCATGGTGCGATCGAAGTAGTCGCGGTAGATTGTCAGAGCGTCGGCGAGCTGCGCCTGAGTGACAAATCGAAGCATCGCCCGCTCCAAGCCGCCGCCGACAGCGCTGCGGACCTGTTCCAGCGTGGGGGCGGGCAGGCCCAACTGAGGCAGGGTGTGAACATAGCTTCGATGGATGGCGGCAAAATGATCCACCAGGGTGCCATCGAGGTCGAAGAATGCGGTGCGCGGAGGCATGAGAGGGTCAAAGCTCCCCAAAACTTCAGCACGGGTGCAAGCAGTTTGGCTTTGCCGTGTCGCCTGGACTGGATGATTTTCCGTCAATGCCGGTTTCCCCCGCGACAAATCCCGCGCGAGCCCAGGTGAGCACGCACGATGACTCCCTCATCGTGGAGCTTGGCGGACAGTGGCGCATTGCGGAGGCAAGGCCGGATTTTGCGGACCTGGTCCGGGGCCACAAGCCGGCGGAAGTGGTTCTTCAGATGGACGCCGTACAGTCGTGGGACAGCGCTCTCGTCCTGTTTTTGAATGAAGCCAGGACTTGGGCGAATGATCGGGGGATGCGCTGTGATCTGGCACGCATTCCAGCCGAAATCCAGGCGATGGTCGACAAGCTGCAACAGACGTCGGATTCGACTGGAGGGGCGGGTGGAAGGGCCCGGAAGGATGTGCTGACGCGAGTTGGACTGGCGACCCATGACCTCGCCAAGCGCTCGCGAAGCATGTACACATTCGTTGGCGAATGCGTGCTGAGCGCCTTCCGGCTGGCTCGGCAGCCGCAGCGCTTTCGATGGAGGGACTGTCTTTCGGAGATGCAGCAGTGCGGGGCGATGGCATTGCCGATCGTGAGCCTCATCAGCCTGCTCGTGGGTCTGATCCTCGCGTATCAGGCGGCGGTGCAGTTGCGCCAGTTCGGCGCCGACATCTATGTCGCCGATCTTGTCGGCCTGGCTGTGGTGAGGGAGATGGGACCCATGATGGCGGCCGTGATCATGGCGGGCCGCACAGGCGCGGCCTT
This window encodes:
- the kdpA gene encoding potassium-transporting ATPase subunit KdpA, which gives rise to MNNTSDWLQFALFLGTLTLLTKPLGLHLVRVLDANGRTCLDRAVKPIERITYRICGIRPEVEQTWISYTTSLLAFSLVGMLFTYFILRYQHLLPLNPQGLPGLSAHLAFNTAASFTTNTNWQSYSGESTLSYFSQMVALTIHNFTSAAVGIGVAAALTRGIARKSARSIGNFWTDIVRVTCYVLLPICLVLALAFVSQGMIQNFRPCVSAKTLEAITRESPAVDAQGKVITGTDGAPVMTSKTVNSQLIPQGPVASQIAIKLLGTNGGGFFGANAAHPYENPTPLSNFLQMLAILAIPSALTYYFGRETRNQRHGWALWTAMTLLFVAGACTSWWAEASGNPVHQALGVAAADGNMEGKETRFGIPGSTLFATVTTAASCGAVNAMHDSFTPLGGLVPLFNMQTGEVIFGGVGAGLYGILIFALLSVFIAGLMVGRTPEYLGKKIGAFDMKMCVLVLMALSTPLLGFTAWACASTWGQAGLSNAGQHGFTEILYAYSSAIGNNGSAFAGLVANPADGDPRYNVTLGIAMLIGRFLMIVPVMAIAGSLANKRCAPATMGTLDTGGPTFVLLLIGTILLVGALSYLPALAMGPIVEHFLMAGGVLF
- a CDS encoding potassium-transporting ATPase subunit F — protein: MQTALILLFAMATLAYLLAAVLWPEKF
- a CDS encoding TonB-dependent receptor plug domain-containing protein, with protein sequence MRHPTRILLIGLASLAAETSVPGQTSADDVVALEKFQVTGLPVEKSINPLTRAISSVFGDDRNPLETARSVSTLTTALFNERQIHGVREILLYSPGSYAGASYGKTTVPNLRGDTAETYLNGQRLSYNLYGYFPSFNGVEAVDMVRGPGSAVFGAGYFQGGYVNYVTKRPQFSHPSTVITTRVGTWAPGDTSFLNGSVQIDTTAPVSDRLAWHLSLEGMGGKTYFRKNHVRDDRIDAFAAVSWKPAEGTSVEFVAQYLWQAAPEILGVNRPSQELIDSARYYTGDSADLSPYPGPIPATGSIILPRDATLFSKGDFSNANVFRSQGVLTRMISPALTLVNRTLVEHVNRRRVHSFEYAEYVTQDTAENRTEAHASFSLAGMPQRVIAGATVRYEGRRSFTNYFNEYFYNFDITNPARVFDEKNRYPASYFHGFIGPGGREFFPASYDSPETVRSETWNPALFWQQDIQFTPKLSGTIGWREDVFFARARDPLEDASGISFRDAETVDALSEAYSLVYRAAANISVYATHNRMRSALGNVTGGGVILNVPDGQINRDDFRNLSELVEIGAKASWLENQLFTATTAFEQTRSRVSIGGRRNDIRVSGIEIEAVYQPNARLQWTANATFQNGCYLQSRPFQLGGRSIYAAYAAGRGPYGKGTAGAEFDPYANQVSPGDWPLLGFSDTLLNGSVRYRWENGFGAGATIAWQSEQPGNLDKEWMIRDQFLINLSLSFETRKWTANLDLLNVTNERNWIHNGDAYTGSQIVFAELPFRLEGYVKFRF
- a CDS encoding DNA/RNA non-specific endonuclease is translated as MSRLFRLGRRLLWLNIIALGVFGGWYLFQPDGRQREVAQLVHNAFIAEKHVSPFEVVWDIWQLYYGDDSTAALRLNADRRLAIGGLPDSTAFHHGKVRVLMNSAYVVGYSETLCGPVWAAYRIQDLDRLEPAPPRPDHFEIDMRTLARVSPEAYRKSHYDRGHLAPNHAIATRFGEAAQRETFLMSNIVPQSHELNAGLWKELEQRIAGNYPARYGEVWVFCGPIFPENPRRLSRRVAIPDRFFMIILDEVEGRLRSQAFVLPQDAPAGASLAAYGTSIDRIEEMTGLDFLSELDPQSVAALEAKVTRTPW
- a CDS encoding insulinase family protein, with product MSFMFNPFSSAENTTSLPRQARRFLVAAAAGSLLAITLPVSAGASSMAAHAIRANVAGIDVIAYPTGVKEVVTLRASLPAGDVLSPGSNPAIATLAGGMLDKGTRRHDKFAIAGLLEGVGASLAFKVDETMLTISGKCLRRDLPLVVSLLAEQLRFPAFSEVEFEKLKKQLAGNLQRMLERTDYRANEVFVQSVYPEGHPNHTPATADFIAAVNGATLQQVRDFHAAFYGPARFTLVVVGDVDPSTLQAEVAHHFEGWRGGPPLPAFARAGASRSFHQETVFMADKTNVSVILGQATQLQYTDPDALAMRVAGAVLGRGFTGRLMATVRDKEGLTYSIWAAEGNDTFADGDFRISAEFSPALLDKGIASTERELRKWHDNGITAAELQRVKQDLIGTFKVGMATTDGLADSLLISIHRGYGIDWLDRYPSMIDALTLDQVNGAIRRHVNPDRMTLIKAGTVGTAPKS
- a CDS encoding insulinase family protein; translated protein: MKFRSWLTASLAVSALALQAAVPTSEPPAKVAGFSYVRTLGGIQEYSLDRNGLQVLLLPDHSTPVLTFMVTYRVGSRNEVTGTTGATHLLEHLMFKGTPSHNRESGTSLDQFLESVGAISNATTWLDRTNYYANLGSEHLAKIVELEADRMRNLRLREEDRRPEMTVVRNEFEIGENDPLRVLDREITAAAYVAHPYHHSTIGWRSDIENVPIEKLREFYNTFYWPDNATVTVVGDFDPSSALALIEEYYGPYPRAPKPIPVVYTVEPPQTGPRRVVTKLAGQLGIVGIAYKVPSGRDPDTAAIAVLNAILSSGKGSRFYRALTDKNLTTNVQSDAGMFHDPSLISISAWLAPGATHDQVEKVMISEIERLKKDGVTEGEVSSAVNQLLAASAFARDGSFAIASAINEFIATGDWTLFVTINDALKKVAAGDVARVANRYLLEDQSTTGWFVPTNAESTEK